A single Denticeps clupeoides chromosome 7, fDenClu1.1, whole genome shotgun sequence DNA region contains:
- the LOC114794644 gene encoding protein N-lysine methyltransferase FAM173A-like isoform X2, producing MDADTPDELLAEFREKRLGVWGLLQVTAGTGLAVYAVWAGLLMPGFRRVPLKLQVPYLPASKAQVKNVMTLLKGRSGSVADLGSGDGRIVLEAFRQGFSPAVGYELNPWLVRLANFHAWRAGYYGKVSYRREDLWKVNLSDCNNVTVFLAPSVLTLLQEKLLTDLPNDALVVSGRFPFPDWTACEVVGEGVDRAWAYNVQSLRQQSKWSMDTERIGEDGP from the exons ATGGATGCAGACACCCCAGACGAGCTTCTTGCAGAGTTCAGAGAGAAGCGTCTGGGGGTATGGGGGCTGCTGCAGGTAACAGCTGGCACAGGATTGGCAGTTTATGCGGTGTGGGCAGGACTTCTTATGCCAGGGTTCCGCAGGGTTCCTCTAAAACTGCAG GTGCCATACCTTCCAGCCAGCAAGGCCCAGGTGAAGAATGTCATGACTCTGTTAAAAGGCAGATCAGGCAGTGTGGCTGATCTGGGCTCTGGAGATGGCCGGATT GTGCTGGAAGCTTTCAGACAAGGGTTCTCACCAGCAGTTGGTTATGAGCTCAACCCATGGCTTGTACGGCTGGCTAACTTTCATGCGTGGAGAGCAGGATACTATGGAAAGGTGTCCTATCGAAGAGAAGACCTGTGGAAA GTTAACCTGTCAGACTGTAATAATGTCACAGTTTTTCTGGCCCCCAGTGTG CTTACTCTGTTGCAGGAGAAGTTATTGACGGACCTACCTAACGATGCATTGGTCGTGTCTGGTCGTTTTCCGTTCCCCGACTGGACGGCATGCGAGGTGGTGGGCGAAGGCGTGGACCGCGCCTGGGCCTATAATGTGCAGTCACTAAGACAACAGAGCAAATGGAGCATGGACACCGAGCGAATCGGCGAGGACGGCCCGTGA
- the LOC114794644 gene encoding protein N-lysine methyltransferase FAM173A-like isoform X1, producing MPGMDADTPDELLAEFREKRLGVWGLLQVTAGTGLAVYAVWAGLLMPGFRRVPLKLQVPYLPASKAQVKNVMTLLKGRSGSVADLGSGDGRIVLEAFRQGFSPAVGYELNPWLVRLANFHAWRAGYYGKVSYRREDLWKVNLSDCNNVTVFLAPSVLTLLQEKLLTDLPNDALVVSGRFPFPDWTACEVVGEGVDRAWAYNVQSLRQQSKWSMDTERIGEDGP from the exons ATGCCAGGTATGGATGCAGACACCCCAGACGAGCTTCTTGCAGAGTTCAGAGAGAAGCGTCTGGGGGTATGGGGGCTGCTGCAGGTAACAGCTGGCACAGGATTGGCAGTTTATGCGGTGTGGGCAGGACTTCTTATGCCAGGGTTCCGCAGGGTTCCTCTAAAACTGCAG GTGCCATACCTTCCAGCCAGCAAGGCCCAGGTGAAGAATGTCATGACTCTGTTAAAAGGCAGATCAGGCAGTGTGGCTGATCTGGGCTCTGGAGATGGCCGGATT GTGCTGGAAGCTTTCAGACAAGGGTTCTCACCAGCAGTTGGTTATGAGCTCAACCCATGGCTTGTACGGCTGGCTAACTTTCATGCGTGGAGAGCAGGATACTATGGAAAGGTGTCCTATCGAAGAGAAGACCTGTGGAAA GTTAACCTGTCAGACTGTAATAATGTCACAGTTTTTCTGGCCCCCAGTGTG CTTACTCTGTTGCAGGAGAAGTTATTGACGGACCTACCTAACGATGCATTGGTCGTGTCTGGTCGTTTTCCGTTCCCCGACTGGACGGCATGCGAGGTGGTGGGCGAAGGCGTGGACCGCGCCTGGGCCTATAATGTGCAGTCACTAAGACAACAGAGCAAATGGAGCATGGACACCGAGCGAATCGGCGAGGACGGCCCGTGA
- the LOC114794644 gene encoding protein N-lysine methyltransferase FAM173A-like isoform X3, with the protein MDADTPDELLAEFREKRLGVWGLLQVTAGTGLAVYAVWAGLLMPGFRRVPLKLQVPYLPASKAQVKNVMTLLKGRSGSVADLGSGDGRIVLEAFRQGFSPAVGYELNPWLVRLANFHAWRAGYYGKVSYRREDLWKLTLLQEKLLTDLPNDALVVSGRFPFPDWTACEVVGEGVDRAWAYNVQSLRQQSKWSMDTERIGEDGP; encoded by the exons ATGGATGCAGACACCCCAGACGAGCTTCTTGCAGAGTTCAGAGAGAAGCGTCTGGGGGTATGGGGGCTGCTGCAGGTAACAGCTGGCACAGGATTGGCAGTTTATGCGGTGTGGGCAGGACTTCTTATGCCAGGGTTCCGCAGGGTTCCTCTAAAACTGCAG GTGCCATACCTTCCAGCCAGCAAGGCCCAGGTGAAGAATGTCATGACTCTGTTAAAAGGCAGATCAGGCAGTGTGGCTGATCTGGGCTCTGGAGATGGCCGGATT GTGCTGGAAGCTTTCAGACAAGGGTTCTCACCAGCAGTTGGTTATGAGCTCAACCCATGGCTTGTACGGCTGGCTAACTTTCATGCGTGGAGAGCAGGATACTATGGAAAGGTGTCCTATCGAAGAGAAGACCTGTGGAAA CTTACTCTGTTGCAGGAGAAGTTATTGACGGACCTACCTAACGATGCATTGGTCGTGTCTGGTCGTTTTCCGTTCCCCGACTGGACGGCATGCGAGGTGGTGGGCGAAGGCGTGGACCGCGCCTGGGCCTATAATGTGCAGTCACTAAGACAACAGAGCAAATGGAGCATGGACACCGAGCGAATCGGCGAGGACGGCCCGTGA
- the LOC114794293 gene encoding jmjC domain-containing protein 8-like has protein sequence MGQEALLLFFALAARVKAPADGDGGWSQGAEFSLKDEGPCNIDIRDLTSLTHGEFLQQYAYTRPLIIRGITDNTRFRFLCSRASLLSEYGDRTVRLSTANTHSYSKVDVPFEEFVEFLLTPQDVSTLGSETLYFFGDNNFTEWHSLFKEYKAPTFTLPNTSPAYSFGIAGPGTGVPFHWHGPGYSEVIYGRKRWFLYPPDKGPEFHPNRTTLNWLTEWYPTLGIHERPFECTIRPGEALYFPDRWWHATLNLDTSVFISTFLG, from the exons ATGGGACAGGAGGCGCTCCTGCTGTTTTTTGCCTTGGCTGCGCGAGTGAAGGCGCCTGCGGATGGTGACGGGGGCTG GTCACAGGGTGCGGAGTTCAGCCTGAAAGATGAAGGACCCTGTAACATCGACATCAGGGACCTGACGTCCCTAACCCACGGCGAATTCCTGCAGCA atatgcATACACAAGGCCATTGATTATTCGAGGAATTACTGATAACACG agGTTCCGTTTCTTGTGCTCTAGGGCCAGTCTGCTCAGCGAGTATGGTGACAGAACAGTCCGACTCagcactgcaaacacacactcctatagcaaag TGGACGTACCTTTTGAAGAGTTTGTGGAGTTCCTATTGACCCCTCAGGATGTGAGCACCCTGGGCAGTG AAACGTTGTATTTCTTTGGTGACAATAACTTTACGGAGTGGCATTCCTTGTTCAAGGAGTACAAAGCACCAACATTTACTTTGCCTAACACCAGTCCAGCATACAGCTTTGGTATAGCAG GACCAGGTACTGGGGTTCCTTTTCACTGGCATGGTCCAGGCTACTCTGAGGTCATTTATGGCAGGAAG CGCTGGTTCCTGTATCCTCCTGACAAGGGCCCTGAGTTCCATCCCAATCGCACCACTTTGAACTGGCTTACAGAGTGGTACCCAACACTGGGGATTCATGAAAGGCCCTTTGAGTGCACAATTCGACCTGGGGAG GCATTATACTTCCCTGACCGGTGGTGGCATGCAACACTGAATCTGGACACCAGTGTCTTCATATCAACATTCTTAGGCTGA
- the LOC114794445 gene encoding interleukin-4 receptor subunit alpha-like: MRLEIVLVFQGFLLVFPAHGFLGELSCSNDYDETLTCAFTPMSRVDCSELGLRVVFSPSRLYFGAFEVQYEGAEIKCQCNLHVREGFVSNEEFTAEILKGNKIESNSSFITLETIKPKTPTITSANQIKTNVDVTWKTKYTKEDYFESLLNTELNYRAVGANDWVSVNITESFKTNFEILGIKLKPNTDYAVRTRLLSKYNFAFSDWSDEKIFTYYPSSPDMRIIIPILCMIVVFTVCTLGFCCFKIKNKTWSKFSAPPKIVPFDNLHKIPLLIPVKENLSIIVISDGKKRHPEVIRNHYCNQPTEASSSSTSILGSSPDYAQVGPSAEVDSGGQSRDSSLCSSEANTQRTKDSSRSSASSFENKAYPAPLSLHELFFIKDFQPIFPMGPTFQPPNTSSILAPMEDGYESFSKAVSQGDFRLNMVCTEPGLSVVDEYQAL, from the exons ATGCGCCTGGAAATTGTTCTCGTTTTCCAAGGCTTCCTCCTTGTTTTTCCTG CACACGGCTTCCTGGGTGAACTGTCCTGCTCCAATGACTATGATGAAACTTTGACTTGTGCTTTTACACCGATGAGCCGGGTTGACTGCTCAGAACTTGGACTGCGAGTCGTGTTCAGCCCATCAAG ACTTTATTTTGGTGCTTTTGAGGTTCAGTATGAAGGTGCTGAGATAAAGTGCCAATGTAACCTTCACGTTAGAGAAGGTTTTGTCTCAAATGAAGAGTTCACGGCTGAAATATTGAAAGGAAACAAAATAGAAAGCAACTCCAGCTTCATTACCCTTGAGACGA TCAAGCCTAAAACCCCAACCATTACATctgcaaatcaaataaaaactaaCGTTGACGTAACTTGGAAGACGAAATATACTAAGGAAGATTATTTCGAAAGCCTCTTGAATACGGAACTTAATTATAGAGCTGTGGGGGCGAACGACTGG GTGTCTGTTAACATCACAGAGTCCTTTAAAACCAACTTTGAGATACTGGGAATCAAATTAAAGCCAAACACTGATTATGCAGTGAGGACCAGGCTCTTGTCAAAGTACAATTTCGCATTTAGTGACTGGAGCgatgaaaaaatatttacctACT ATCCTTCATCACCTGACATGAGAATAATCATCCCAATCCTGTGCATGATTGTGGTGTTCACAGTTTGCACACTTGGCTTCTGCTGTTTCAA AATCAAGAATAAGACGTGGAGTAAATTCTCTGCTCCTCCCAAAATTGTCCCATTCGACAATCTCCATAAGATCCCG CTCCTTATTCCTGTAAAAGAAAATCTATCCATCATTGTTATCAGTGATGGAAAGAAGAGGCATCCAGAAGTCATCCGCAATCATTACTGCAACCAGCCAACTGAGGCAAGTTCTTCTTCAACATCAATCTTGGGCTCATCGCCGGATTATGCTCAGGTTGGTCCCTCAGCGGAGGTGGACAGTGGAGGACAGAGCAGAGACAGCAGCCTTTGTTCATCTGAAGCAAACACTCAAAGGACCAAAGACTCTTCCAGGTCTTCAGCATCATCGTTTGAAAATAAGGCATACCCTGCACCTCTATCACTCCACGAGTTGTTCTTCATCAAAGACTTCCAACCAATCTTTCCAATGGGCCCAACGTTCCAGCCACCCAACACTTCTTCTATTCTGGCTCCAATGGAGGATGGATATGAGAGCTTCAGTAAAGCAGTCAGCCAAGGAGATTTCAGGTTAAACATGGTTTGCACCGAACCTGGCTTGTCCGTTGTGGATGAATATCAGGCTTTGTGA